From Daucus carota subsp. sativus chromosome 6, DH1 v3.0, whole genome shotgun sequence, the proteins below share one genomic window:
- the LOC108224314 gene encoding glycosyltransferase BC10 isoform X1, protein MMSAPRHRAHFKKPTWVFLFIFLVSLFLVCAYVYPPRNTAACYVFSSASCKALTDWLPPAPARDLTDEEVASRVVIRDILNTPPAISKPPKIAFMFLIPGALPFEKLWDKFFQGHEDRFSVYVHASKEKPVHTSRFFLDREIRSEKVVWGGISMIDAERRLLANALKDPDNQHFVLLSDSCVPLHDFDYVHNYLIYTNVSYIDKFRDPGPHGSGRYSERMLPEVEKKDFHKGAQWFTMKRQHALIITADSLYYTLFRDFCKPGMEGNKNCYPDEHYLPTFFHMLNPLGIANWSVTHVDWSEGKWHPKSYKAADVSMELVKNITSLTENVHVTSDERKEIQIRPCLWNGEKRPCYLFARKFLPETLDKMVLLFSNYTTYT, encoded by the exons ATGATGTCTGCGCCTCGCCACCGTGCTCATTTCAAGAAGCCAACTTGGGTTTTTCTCTTCATTTTCTTGGTCAGCTTGTTCCTAGTTTGTGCCTATGTCTACCCTCCACGCAATACGGCTGCATGTTATGTATTCTCATCTGCCAGTTGCAAAGCCTTGACAGACTGGTTACCACCTGCTCCTGCAAGAGACCTTACAGATGAAGAGGTTGCTTCTCGTGTTGTAATTAGAGATATTCTTAATACACCACCAGCAATATCAAAACCCCCCAAAATTGCTTTTATGTTCTTAATCCCCGGTGCATTGCCTTTTGAGAAGTTGTGGGACAAGTTCTTTCAG GGGCATGAAGATAGATTCTCTGTCTATGTTCATGCATCAAAGGAAAAGCCAGTACATACTAGTCGTTTCTTTCTTGATCGAGAGATCCGCAGTGAAAAG GTAGTTTGGGGTGGTATATCAATGATTGATGCAGAACGACGACTTTTAGCAAATGCACTTAAAGACCCAGATAACCAGCATTTTGTGTTACTTTCTGACAG CTGTGTGCCATTGCATGATTTCGACTATGTGCACAACTATTTGATCTACACAAATGTCAGCTACATTGACAA GTTTAGGGATCCTGGTCCACATGGGAGTGGCAGGTATTCAGAACGTATGTTACCTGAAGTCGAAAAGAAAGACTTTCACAAAGGTGCCCAG TGGTTTACAATGAAGCGCCAGCATGCTCTAATCATTACTGCGGATAGTCTATATTATACACTGTTCAGAGATTTCTGCAAG CCAGGTATGGAAGGGAACAAGAATTGCTATCCTGATGAACACTATCTGCCCACTTTTTTCCAT ATGCTTAATCCACTTGGCATAGCGAATTGGTCAGTCACACATGTCGATTGGTCTGAAGGGAAGTGGCATCCGAAGTCGTACAAAGCTGCAGATGTCAGCATGGAACTCGTAAAAAATATTACT TCTCTTACCGAAAATGTTCACGTGACAAGTGATGAAAGG AAAGAAATCCAGATCAGACCTTGCCTGTGGAATGGAGAGAAACGGCCCTGTTACCTGTTTGCACGAAAGTTCTTACCAGAAACTCTAGACAAAATGGTGCTTCTTTTCTCCAACTACACAACATATACGTGA
- the LOC108224314 gene encoding glycosyltransferase BC10 isoform X3, with the protein MMSAPRHRAHFKKPTWVFLFIFLVSLFLVCAYVYPPRNTAACYVFSSASCKALTDWLPPAPARDLTDEEVASRVVIRDILNTPPAISKPPKIAFMFLIPGALPFEKLWDKFFQGHEDRFSVYVHASKEKPVHTSRFFLDREIRSEKVVWGGISMIDAERRLLANALKDPDNQHFVLLSDSCVPLHDFDYVHNYLIYTNVSYIDKFRDPGPHGSGRYSERMLPEVEKKDFHKGAQPGMEGNKNCYPDEHYLPTFFHMLNPLGIANWSVTHVDWSEGKWHPKSYKAADVSMELVKNITSLTENVHVTSDERKEIQIRPCLWNGEKRPCYLFARKFLPETLDKMVLLFSNYTTYT; encoded by the exons ATGATGTCTGCGCCTCGCCACCGTGCTCATTTCAAGAAGCCAACTTGGGTTTTTCTCTTCATTTTCTTGGTCAGCTTGTTCCTAGTTTGTGCCTATGTCTACCCTCCACGCAATACGGCTGCATGTTATGTATTCTCATCTGCCAGTTGCAAAGCCTTGACAGACTGGTTACCACCTGCTCCTGCAAGAGACCTTACAGATGAAGAGGTTGCTTCTCGTGTTGTAATTAGAGATATTCTTAATACACCACCAGCAATATCAAAACCCCCCAAAATTGCTTTTATGTTCTTAATCCCCGGTGCATTGCCTTTTGAGAAGTTGTGGGACAAGTTCTTTCAG GGGCATGAAGATAGATTCTCTGTCTATGTTCATGCATCAAAGGAAAAGCCAGTACATACTAGTCGTTTCTTTCTTGATCGAGAGATCCGCAGTGAAAAG GTAGTTTGGGGTGGTATATCAATGATTGATGCAGAACGACGACTTTTAGCAAATGCACTTAAAGACCCAGATAACCAGCATTTTGTGTTACTTTCTGACAG CTGTGTGCCATTGCATGATTTCGACTATGTGCACAACTATTTGATCTACACAAATGTCAGCTACATTGACAA GTTTAGGGATCCTGGTCCACATGGGAGTGGCAGGTATTCAGAACGTATGTTACCTGAAGTCGAAAAGAAAGACTTTCACAAAGGTGCCCAG CCAGGTATGGAAGGGAACAAGAATTGCTATCCTGATGAACACTATCTGCCCACTTTTTTCCAT ATGCTTAATCCACTTGGCATAGCGAATTGGTCAGTCACACATGTCGATTGGTCTGAAGGGAAGTGGCATCCGAAGTCGTACAAAGCTGCAGATGTCAGCATGGAACTCGTAAAAAATATTACT TCTCTTACCGAAAATGTTCACGTGACAAGTGATGAAAGG AAAGAAATCCAGATCAGACCTTGCCTGTGGAATGGAGAGAAACGGCCCTGTTACCTGTTTGCACGAAAGTTCTTACCAGAAACTCTAGACAAAATGGTGCTTCTTTTCTCCAACTACACAACATATACGTGA
- the LOC108224314 gene encoding glycosyltransferase BC10 isoform X2, with product MILFLVCAYVYPPRNTAACYVFSSASCKALTDWLPPAPARDLTDEEVASRVVIRDILNTPPAISKPPKIAFMFLIPGALPFEKLWDKFFQGHEDRFSVYVHASKEKPVHTSRFFLDREIRSEKVVWGGISMIDAERRLLANALKDPDNQHFVLLSDSCVPLHDFDYVHNYLIYTNVSYIDKFRDPGPHGSGRYSERMLPEVEKKDFHKGAQWFTMKRQHALIITADSLYYTLFRDFCKPGMEGNKNCYPDEHYLPTFFHMLNPLGIANWSVTHVDWSEGKWHPKSYKAADVSMELVKNITSLTENVHVTSDERKEIQIRPCLWNGEKRPCYLFARKFLPETLDKMVLLFSNYTTYT from the exons ATGAT CTTGTTCCTAGTTTGTGCCTATGTCTACCCTCCACGCAATACGGCTGCATGTTATGTATTCTCATCTGCCAGTTGCAAAGCCTTGACAGACTGGTTACCACCTGCTCCTGCAAGAGACCTTACAGATGAAGAGGTTGCTTCTCGTGTTGTAATTAGAGATATTCTTAATACACCACCAGCAATATCAAAACCCCCCAAAATTGCTTTTATGTTCTTAATCCCCGGTGCATTGCCTTTTGAGAAGTTGTGGGACAAGTTCTTTCAG GGGCATGAAGATAGATTCTCTGTCTATGTTCATGCATCAAAGGAAAAGCCAGTACATACTAGTCGTTTCTTTCTTGATCGAGAGATCCGCAGTGAAAAG GTAGTTTGGGGTGGTATATCAATGATTGATGCAGAACGACGACTTTTAGCAAATGCACTTAAAGACCCAGATAACCAGCATTTTGTGTTACTTTCTGACAG CTGTGTGCCATTGCATGATTTCGACTATGTGCACAACTATTTGATCTACACAAATGTCAGCTACATTGACAA GTTTAGGGATCCTGGTCCACATGGGAGTGGCAGGTATTCAGAACGTATGTTACCTGAAGTCGAAAAGAAAGACTTTCACAAAGGTGCCCAG TGGTTTACAATGAAGCGCCAGCATGCTCTAATCATTACTGCGGATAGTCTATATTATACACTGTTCAGAGATTTCTGCAAG CCAGGTATGGAAGGGAACAAGAATTGCTATCCTGATGAACACTATCTGCCCACTTTTTTCCAT ATGCTTAATCCACTTGGCATAGCGAATTGGTCAGTCACACATGTCGATTGGTCTGAAGGGAAGTGGCATCCGAAGTCGTACAAAGCTGCAGATGTCAGCATGGAACTCGTAAAAAATATTACT TCTCTTACCGAAAATGTTCACGTGACAAGTGATGAAAGG AAAGAAATCCAGATCAGACCTTGCCTGTGGAATGGAGAGAAACGGCCCTGTTACCTGTTTGCACGAAAGTTCTTACCAGAAACTCTAGACAAAATGGTGCTTCTTTTCTCCAACTACACAACATATACGTGA
- the LOC108227717 gene encoding putative inactive cadmium/zinc-transporting ATPase HMA3 isoform X2, which yields METEKRSSQSSSVNKSYLEVSGICCSSEIPLIERILKPLEGVLEVTVIVPSRTVIVLHHSLLINQLQMVNALNKAGLGASVKGRGGAGDHVNNNHNKKKKKNRWPSPFVIASGFLVLSALILQHVYHPLRYLGLLAVALAIFPIFLKAVAALRNFNLSNINILVLITVAGSIVLKDYVEAGTIVFLFTFAQWLESKASHKATSAMSSLANIVPQTALIAETGERLNADQVQLNTILSIKPGEVIPIDGVVVQGNCDVDEKTLTGESFPVSKQTGSTVWAGTINLNGYLSVNTTALAQDCVVARMANLVEEAQKNKSKTQRIVDKCTKYYTPLIIAVALCLAIIPSAIRAHNLSEWYRLALVVLVSACPCALVLSTPVAAFCALSNAAKSGLLVKGAEHLETLAKVKIMAFDKTGTITTGEFVVADFRPLVQDDHMTLHKLLYWVASIESKSSHPMAEALVKYAKSYTVEPKPDDVEEFYNFPGEGICGKIDGKDIYVGNKKIAVRAGCATLPIIEDDEMEGKSIGYIFSGSVPAGIFSLSDVCRTGVKEAIQELKSMGIKTAMLTGDHQAAAKHAQNQIGGALELVHAELLPEDKARIIKDFQRESATAMIGDGLNDAAALATADIGISMGISGSALAMETGNIILMSNDIRKIPQAVRLARKTKQKILENIFLSIVTKTAIVVLAIMGHPLVWAAVLADAGTCLLVICNSMLLLAHEHNHGKRIFSRAAHSHKHCCSGTQTVKKHKQKRCSFRTCCVQSHSKRTGLAKGQGCCEVDDDEAKGVQHNIAISNSKSHCHQRCCSANKVETKCISHFHSPKHPCESVSPKSCGEIEPLRKSTETAGCCEYDDNKLEKVKHTKHANHGGCEESDKFKEAKHVNHHGICDIVHSHEEEEEGEEEGVDLVAKGHGCCSTSCQSEYEPKSCSPIYDTSHCHHEKSSSIISHERLEEDADDRSLSCPGAEQQAAILRANKHCHMKSCENEHNISEYQVRNMVKSCGHTDWASSPTPSSAVYSNIQVRHVRGCCKSLSKECCGKAPVFGGGLSEIVIE from the exons ATGGAAACAGAAAAGAGATCATCGCAGTCGTCGTCGGTGAATAAAAGTTATTTGGAAGTGTCGGGAATATGCTGCAGTTCAGAGATTCCGTTGATAGAGAGGATATTGAAGCCGCTGGAGGGAGTATTGGAGGTGACCGTCATCGTTCCGTCCAGAACCGTGATCGTTCTCCACCACTCCCTGCTTATAAACCAGCTCCAGATGG TGAACGCGCTGAATAAAGCAGGATTGGGAGCCAGTGTGAAAGGCAGAGGTGGAGCAGGGGATCATGTGAATAACAACcataacaagaagaagaagaagaatagaTGGCCAAGCCCCTTTGTAATAGCTTCAGGATTCTTGGTTCTCTCAGCTCTTATACTCCAGCACGTCTATCATCCTCTCCGTTACCTGGGCCTGCTTGCCGTTGCACTTGCTATCTTCCCCATTTTCCTCAAAGCCGTTGCTGCACTACGCAACTTTAACCTCTCCAACATCAACATTCTTGTCCTTATCACAG TTGCCGGATCCATTGTGCTAAAAGATTATGTAGAAGCCGGGACCATCGTTTTCTTATTCACATTTGCTCAATGGCTGGAGTCCAAGGCAAGTCACAAGGCCACTTCTGCCATGTCATCACTGGCAAACATAGTCCCTCAAACTGCACTCATCGCTGAAACCGGGGAACGCCTCAATGCTGATCAAGTCCAGCTCAACACCATTCTCTCCATTAAGCCCGGTGAGGTTATCCCCATTGACGGAGTTGTTGTGCAGGGAAATTGTGACGTCGACGAGAAGACTTTAACTGGCGAATCTTTTCCCGTTTCTAAACAAACTGGCTCCACTGTCTGGGCGGGCACCATCAATCTAAACG GTTATCTGAGTGTTAACACCACGGCTCTAGCTCAAGATTGTGTGGTGGCTAGGATGGCAAACCTTGTTGAAGAGGCTCAAAAGAATAAATCAAAAACGCAAAGAATCGTTGACAAATGCACAAAATATTACACCCCCT TAATTATAGCGGTGGCTCTCTGCTTAGCCATCATTCCCTCTGCAATAAGAGCGCATAATTTAAGTGAGTGGTATCGCTTGGCATTGGTTGTTTTGGTGAGCGCATGTCCTTGTGCACTTGTCCTGTCCACCCCAGTGGCTGCCTTCTGTGCGCTTTCAAATGCAGCTAAATCAGGTCTTCTTGTCAAAGGAGCAGAGCATCTCGAGACTCTGGCTAAAGTTAAGATCATGGCGTTTGATAAAACGGGTACAATTACCACAGGGGAGTTTGTTGTTGCAGATTTCAGACCACTTGTACAGGATGATCATATGACCTTGCACAAGCTACTATACTG GGTTGCAAGCATCGAGAGCAAGTCAAGTCACCCAATGGCAGAAGCGCTAGTTAAATATGCAAAGTCTTATACTGTTGAGCCCAAGCCAGATGACGTTGAGGAGTTCTATAACTTTCCAGGTGAAGGAATTTGTGGAAAAATTGATGGAAAAGACATATATGTTGGGAACAAAAAAATCGCGGTTCGAGCAGGATGTGCAACAT TACCAATCATAGAAGATGATGAAATGGAAGGAAAGTCCATTGGATACATATTCTCAGGGTCTGTTCCTGCTGGAATTTTCAGCCTGTCTGATGTTTGTCGAACTGGAGTCAAAGAGGCCATCCAAGAGCTTAAATCAATGGGCATAAAAACAGCTATGCTTACAGGAGATCATCAAGCGGCAGCAAAGCACGCACAAAATCAG ATCGGGGGTGCTCTGGAACTTGTCCATGCAGAACTTCTGCCCGAAGACAAGGCAAGAATAATCAAGGATTTTCAGCGTGAATCGGCCACTGCAATGATCGGCGATGGCCTAAATGATGCTGCAGCATTAGCCACTGCTGATATTGGTATTTCCATGGGAATTTCTGGTTCAGCACTAGCCATGGAAACTGGGAACATAATTCTCATGTCAAATGATATTAGAAAGATACCACAAGCTGTTCGACTAGCAAGGAAAACGAAACAAAAAATCCTGGAAAATATATTTCTGTCAATTGTCACCAAGACTGCTATAGTGGTTCTGGCTATCATGGGGCATCCACTTGTTTGGGCTGCTGTTCTTGCAGACGCAGGGACATGCTTACTAGTTATTTGCAACAGTATGCTACTCTTAGCACATGAGCACAACCATGGTAAACGAATTTTCAGCAGAGCTGCTCACAGCCACAAGCATTGCTGCTCGGGTACTCAAACAGTGaagaaacacaaacaaaaaagaTGTTCTTTCAGGACATGCTGTGTGCAGAGTCACTCCAAGAGGACGGGCTTGGCTAAAGGTCAAGGTTGTTGTgaagttgatgatgatgaagctAAAGGAGTACAGCACAACATAGCCATTTCGAATTCAAAATCTCATTGTCACCAGCGTTGTTGCTCTGCCAACAAAGTTGAGACAAAGTGTATTTCTCATTTCCATTCTCCAAAGCATCCATGTGAATCTGTGAGTCCAAAATCATGTGGGGAGATTGAGCCACTCCGCAAATCTACCGAAACTGCTGGCTGCTGTGAATATGATGATAACAAGCTCGAAAAGGTGAAACACACAAAGCATGCTAATCATGGTGGTTGTGAAGAGAGTGACAAGTTTAAAGAGGCAAAACACGTGAACCATCATGGTATATGTGACATAGTCCATTCacatgaagaagaagaagaaggagaagaagaaggtGTTGATTTGGTTGCCAAAGGACATGGATGCTGCTCAACAAGCTGCCAGTCTGAGTATGAGCCCAAGTCGTGTAGCCCAATTTATGACACAAGTCACTGTCACCATGAAAAGTCCAGTAGCATAATTAGCCATGAACGTTTAGAAGAAGATGCTGATGATCGATCTTTGAGTTGTCCAGGTGCAGAGCAACAGGCCGCGATTTTAAGGGCCAATAAGCATTGCCATATGAAAAGTTGTGAAAATGAGCACAACATTAGTGAGTATCAAGTGCGGAACATGGTGAAGAGTTGTGGGCACACTGATTGGGCATCATCACCTACTCCTAGCAGCGCTGTGTATTCAAATATACAAGTGAGACATGTTAGGGGTTGCTGTAAGAGTTTGAGCAAGGAGTGTTGCGGCAAGGCTCCAGTCTTTGGAGGGGGGTTATCAGAAATCGTGAtcgaataa
- the LOC108227717 gene encoding putative inactive cadmium/zinc-transporting ATPase HMA3 isoform X1, which translates to MLLLLLHIGIIARRKKRKKMETEKRSSQSSSVNKSYLEVSGICCSSEIPLIERILKPLEGVLEVTVIVPSRTVIVLHHSLLINQLQMVNALNKAGLGASVKGRGGAGDHVNNNHNKKKKKNRWPSPFVIASGFLVLSALILQHVYHPLRYLGLLAVALAIFPIFLKAVAALRNFNLSNINILVLITVAGSIVLKDYVEAGTIVFLFTFAQWLESKASHKATSAMSSLANIVPQTALIAETGERLNADQVQLNTILSIKPGEVIPIDGVVVQGNCDVDEKTLTGESFPVSKQTGSTVWAGTINLNGYLSVNTTALAQDCVVARMANLVEEAQKNKSKTQRIVDKCTKYYTPLIIAVALCLAIIPSAIRAHNLSEWYRLALVVLVSACPCALVLSTPVAAFCALSNAAKSGLLVKGAEHLETLAKVKIMAFDKTGTITTGEFVVADFRPLVQDDHMTLHKLLYWVASIESKSSHPMAEALVKYAKSYTVEPKPDDVEEFYNFPGEGICGKIDGKDIYVGNKKIAVRAGCATLPIIEDDEMEGKSIGYIFSGSVPAGIFSLSDVCRTGVKEAIQELKSMGIKTAMLTGDHQAAAKHAQNQIGGALELVHAELLPEDKARIIKDFQRESATAMIGDGLNDAAALATADIGISMGISGSALAMETGNIILMSNDIRKIPQAVRLARKTKQKILENIFLSIVTKTAIVVLAIMGHPLVWAAVLADAGTCLLVICNSMLLLAHEHNHGKRIFSRAAHSHKHCCSGTQTVKKHKQKRCSFRTCCVQSHSKRTGLAKGQGCCEVDDDEAKGVQHNIAISNSKSHCHQRCCSANKVETKCISHFHSPKHPCESVSPKSCGEIEPLRKSTETAGCCEYDDNKLEKVKHTKHANHGGCEESDKFKEAKHVNHHGICDIVHSHEEEEEGEEEGVDLVAKGHGCCSTSCQSEYEPKSCSPIYDTSHCHHEKSSSIISHERLEEDADDRSLSCPGAEQQAAILRANKHCHMKSCENEHNISEYQVRNMVKSCGHTDWASSPTPSSAVYSNIQVRHVRGCCKSLSKECCGKAPVFGGGLSEIVIE; encoded by the exons atgttgttgttgctgctgcATATAGGCATAATAGCTAGG AGGAAGAAAAGGAAGAAGATGGAAACAGAAAAGAGATCATCGCAGTCGTCGTCGGTGAATAAAAGTTATTTGGAAGTGTCGGGAATATGCTGCAGTTCAGAGATTCCGTTGATAGAGAGGATATTGAAGCCGCTGGAGGGAGTATTGGAGGTGACCGTCATCGTTCCGTCCAGAACCGTGATCGTTCTCCACCACTCCCTGCTTATAAACCAGCTCCAGATGG TGAACGCGCTGAATAAAGCAGGATTGGGAGCCAGTGTGAAAGGCAGAGGTGGAGCAGGGGATCATGTGAATAACAACcataacaagaagaagaagaagaatagaTGGCCAAGCCCCTTTGTAATAGCTTCAGGATTCTTGGTTCTCTCAGCTCTTATACTCCAGCACGTCTATCATCCTCTCCGTTACCTGGGCCTGCTTGCCGTTGCACTTGCTATCTTCCCCATTTTCCTCAAAGCCGTTGCTGCACTACGCAACTTTAACCTCTCCAACATCAACATTCTTGTCCTTATCACAG TTGCCGGATCCATTGTGCTAAAAGATTATGTAGAAGCCGGGACCATCGTTTTCTTATTCACATTTGCTCAATGGCTGGAGTCCAAGGCAAGTCACAAGGCCACTTCTGCCATGTCATCACTGGCAAACATAGTCCCTCAAACTGCACTCATCGCTGAAACCGGGGAACGCCTCAATGCTGATCAAGTCCAGCTCAACACCATTCTCTCCATTAAGCCCGGTGAGGTTATCCCCATTGACGGAGTTGTTGTGCAGGGAAATTGTGACGTCGACGAGAAGACTTTAACTGGCGAATCTTTTCCCGTTTCTAAACAAACTGGCTCCACTGTCTGGGCGGGCACCATCAATCTAAACG GTTATCTGAGTGTTAACACCACGGCTCTAGCTCAAGATTGTGTGGTGGCTAGGATGGCAAACCTTGTTGAAGAGGCTCAAAAGAATAAATCAAAAACGCAAAGAATCGTTGACAAATGCACAAAATATTACACCCCCT TAATTATAGCGGTGGCTCTCTGCTTAGCCATCATTCCCTCTGCAATAAGAGCGCATAATTTAAGTGAGTGGTATCGCTTGGCATTGGTTGTTTTGGTGAGCGCATGTCCTTGTGCACTTGTCCTGTCCACCCCAGTGGCTGCCTTCTGTGCGCTTTCAAATGCAGCTAAATCAGGTCTTCTTGTCAAAGGAGCAGAGCATCTCGAGACTCTGGCTAAAGTTAAGATCATGGCGTTTGATAAAACGGGTACAATTACCACAGGGGAGTTTGTTGTTGCAGATTTCAGACCACTTGTACAGGATGATCATATGACCTTGCACAAGCTACTATACTG GGTTGCAAGCATCGAGAGCAAGTCAAGTCACCCAATGGCAGAAGCGCTAGTTAAATATGCAAAGTCTTATACTGTTGAGCCCAAGCCAGATGACGTTGAGGAGTTCTATAACTTTCCAGGTGAAGGAATTTGTGGAAAAATTGATGGAAAAGACATATATGTTGGGAACAAAAAAATCGCGGTTCGAGCAGGATGTGCAACAT TACCAATCATAGAAGATGATGAAATGGAAGGAAAGTCCATTGGATACATATTCTCAGGGTCTGTTCCTGCTGGAATTTTCAGCCTGTCTGATGTTTGTCGAACTGGAGTCAAAGAGGCCATCCAAGAGCTTAAATCAATGGGCATAAAAACAGCTATGCTTACAGGAGATCATCAAGCGGCAGCAAAGCACGCACAAAATCAG ATCGGGGGTGCTCTGGAACTTGTCCATGCAGAACTTCTGCCCGAAGACAAGGCAAGAATAATCAAGGATTTTCAGCGTGAATCGGCCACTGCAATGATCGGCGATGGCCTAAATGATGCTGCAGCATTAGCCACTGCTGATATTGGTATTTCCATGGGAATTTCTGGTTCAGCACTAGCCATGGAAACTGGGAACATAATTCTCATGTCAAATGATATTAGAAAGATACCACAAGCTGTTCGACTAGCAAGGAAAACGAAACAAAAAATCCTGGAAAATATATTTCTGTCAATTGTCACCAAGACTGCTATAGTGGTTCTGGCTATCATGGGGCATCCACTTGTTTGGGCTGCTGTTCTTGCAGACGCAGGGACATGCTTACTAGTTATTTGCAACAGTATGCTACTCTTAGCACATGAGCACAACCATGGTAAACGAATTTTCAGCAGAGCTGCTCACAGCCACAAGCATTGCTGCTCGGGTACTCAAACAGTGaagaaacacaaacaaaaaagaTGTTCTTTCAGGACATGCTGTGTGCAGAGTCACTCCAAGAGGACGGGCTTGGCTAAAGGTCAAGGTTGTTGTgaagttgatgatgatgaagctAAAGGAGTACAGCACAACATAGCCATTTCGAATTCAAAATCTCATTGTCACCAGCGTTGTTGCTCTGCCAACAAAGTTGAGACAAAGTGTATTTCTCATTTCCATTCTCCAAAGCATCCATGTGAATCTGTGAGTCCAAAATCATGTGGGGAGATTGAGCCACTCCGCAAATCTACCGAAACTGCTGGCTGCTGTGAATATGATGATAACAAGCTCGAAAAGGTGAAACACACAAAGCATGCTAATCATGGTGGTTGTGAAGAGAGTGACAAGTTTAAAGAGGCAAAACACGTGAACCATCATGGTATATGTGACATAGTCCATTCacatgaagaagaagaagaaggagaagaagaaggtGTTGATTTGGTTGCCAAAGGACATGGATGCTGCTCAACAAGCTGCCAGTCTGAGTATGAGCCCAAGTCGTGTAGCCCAATTTATGACACAAGTCACTGTCACCATGAAAAGTCCAGTAGCATAATTAGCCATGAACGTTTAGAAGAAGATGCTGATGATCGATCTTTGAGTTGTCCAGGTGCAGAGCAACAGGCCGCGATTTTAAGGGCCAATAAGCATTGCCATATGAAAAGTTGTGAAAATGAGCACAACATTAGTGAGTATCAAGTGCGGAACATGGTGAAGAGTTGTGGGCACACTGATTGGGCATCATCACCTACTCCTAGCAGCGCTGTGTATTCAAATATACAAGTGAGACATGTTAGGGGTTGCTGTAAGAGTTTGAGCAAGGAGTGTTGCGGCAAGGCTCCAGTCTTTGGAGGGGGGTTATCAGAAATCGTGAtcgaataa